The bacterium genome includes a region encoding these proteins:
- a CDS encoding ABC transporter permease, translating into MTRMLAQARKELIQFLRDRLSLALALVLPVILVLLLGRAFSLSVTDVPIVVQDLDDSALSHDLVAALRASITFHVVSWPADRQPDQALVSNAARAALIIPPHFGRDIARGVPAPVQLLVDGSDANTARLVSGDVATVVQAYNASTAGATRPAPVQTAIRLWFNPGESSAKFYGPGIFVMALSMFPALLATLAMAKEGEQKTILQVYVSSISAHEFLLGKILAFMAVALAETLVLLVLLFTSFGLSFAGDPTPFLVATVLYAFCVATFGTMVGAAVPNQAAAMQAVAFGGFLLVMLLSGLLFPIANIPAGLRWISNLVWGRYYIEVVRDALLQGGGWAATWYKVLIIGLIGAVFYAVAWRTMRRMQLTD; encoded by the coding sequence ATGACGCGGATGCTGGCGCAGGCCCGCAAAGAGCTGATCCAGTTCCTCCGGGACCGCCTCTCGCTCGCCTTGGCCCTCGTCCTGCCGGTGATCCTCGTGCTGCTGCTCGGCCGGGCGTTCTCGCTGTCGGTGACCGACGTGCCGATCGTCGTCCAAGACCTCGATGATTCGGCGCTCTCGCACGACCTGGTCGCGGCGCTCCGCGCTTCCATTACGTTCCACGTGGTGTCGTGGCCCGCCGACCGGCAGCCGGACCAGGCGTTGGTCTCGAACGCCGCCCGCGCCGCGCTGATCATCCCGCCGCACTTCGGCCGCGACATCGCGCGAGGCGTCCCGGCGCCGGTGCAGCTTCTGGTCGACGGCTCGGACGCCAACACGGCCCGGCTCGTGTCCGGCGACGTCGCGACGGTCGTGCAAGCCTACAACGCGAGCACGGCCGGAGCGACACGCCCCGCACCGGTGCAGACGGCGATCAGGTTGTGGTTCAACCCTGGGGAATCATCGGCCAAGTTCTACGGGCCGGGGATTTTCGTGATGGCGCTCTCGATGTTCCCTGCCCTCCTGGCCACGCTCGCGATGGCGAAAGAGGGCGAACAGAAGACGATTCTGCAAGTCTATGTGTCCAGCATCTCCGCGCACGAGTTCCTGCTGGGCAAGATCCTCGCGTTCATGGCCGTGGCGCTGGCCGAGACCCTCGTGCTGCTCGTGCTGTTGTTCACCAGCTTTGGGCTCAGTTTCGCCGGAGATCCCACGCCGTTTCTCGTCGCGACGGTGTTGTATGCGTTCTGCGTCGCCACGTTCGGCACGATGGTGGGCGCGGCGGTCCCCAATCAGGCGGCGGCGATGCAGGCCGTGGCGTTCGGGGGATTCCTGCTCGTGATGCTCCTGTCCGGGCTGTTGTTCCCAATCGCAAACATCCCGGCCGGTCTCCGCTGGATCTCCAACCTCGTCTGGGGACGCTACTACATCGAGGTCGTCCGCGACGCCCTCCTCCAGGGAGGCGGGTGGGCCGCCACGTGGTACAAAGTGCTGATCATCGGGCTGATCGGTGCGGTCTTCTACGCCGTGGCGTGGCGGACGATGCGCCGCATGCAGCTCACGGACTGA
- a CDS encoding ATP-binding cassette domain-containing protein yields MISGAPPGLDARPQAARTAVIHVADLWKRYGAVEAVRGVGFEVRQGEIFGLIGPDGAGKTSTFQILAGVMEATSGSAEVFGRPARAARAETGYLTQTFSLYPDLTVRENIRYIGDLRHVPAREITARGDRYLRMFGMDQFAGRLAGQLSGGMKQKLALACALVPEPRVLLLDEPTTGVDPVSRREFWDTLAHLAAEGLTILVATPYLDEAERCHRVALMYLGEIRDIGTPADLRGRLHAQRIELRTTRLNEAERVLSELNGPDRAIVDVQRFGDRLDVLATETEEARRLLEDALRAAGVAFEDVRVDAPTLENTFVATLRGLGQEPHAAPFPARHDRGGLHDQVAIGGTNLTKQFGAFTAVNNVHIQVRYGEVYGLLGANGAGKTTTIKMLCGLLAPTHGEVRLAGERGRVRSSGVRQRVGYMSQKFSLYNDLTIEQNLEFFAGVYGVPQGEREEKRRWVLAFSGLEGKERELTGSLPGGWKQRVAFGAAIMHEPSVLFLDEPTSGVDPLARRAFWTMINGLADAGTAILVTTHYLEEAEQCNRIGLMVAGELVAEGSPDGIRRRQMAGTHLLELRVDQPQRAADVLKQQTEAWRVSLFGDRLHVITDEDAERATRTTTDVLRANGVRVIDAREGRFSLEDVFISVVERARRDGKVGGDGGA; encoded by the coding sequence GTGATCTCCGGCGCGCCGCCCGGGCTAGACGCGCGCCCGCAGGCGGCCCGGACCGCGGTGATCCACGTCGCGGACCTCTGGAAGCGCTACGGCGCCGTCGAGGCGGTGCGCGGAGTCGGCTTCGAGGTGCGGCAGGGCGAGATCTTCGGGCTGATCGGTCCCGACGGCGCCGGCAAGACGTCGACCTTCCAGATCCTCGCCGGGGTGATGGAAGCCACGAGCGGCTCGGCCGAGGTGTTCGGCCGGCCGGCGCGCGCGGCGCGCGCCGAAACGGGCTACCTGACGCAGACGTTCAGCCTGTACCCAGACCTGACGGTCAGGGAAAACATCCGCTACATCGGTGACCTGCGTCACGTCCCCGCACGCGAGATCACAGCACGCGGCGACCGCTATCTCCGGATGTTCGGGATGGACCAGTTCGCCGGGCGCCTCGCGGGGCAGCTGAGCGGTGGGATGAAACAGAAGCTGGCCCTGGCGTGCGCGCTCGTGCCCGAACCGCGGGTGCTGCTGCTGGACGAGCCGACGACCGGCGTGGACCCGGTCTCGCGTCGCGAGTTCTGGGATACGCTCGCTCATCTTGCGGCCGAGGGCCTAACCATCCTCGTCGCGACCCCGTATCTCGACGAGGCCGAGCGATGCCACCGGGTCGCGCTGATGTACCTCGGGGAGATTCGCGACATCGGCACGCCGGCGGACCTGCGGGGGCGGCTGCACGCGCAACGCATCGAGCTCCGCACCACGCGGTTGAACGAGGCCGAGCGCGTCCTGTCCGAGCTCAACGGACCGGACCGCGCGATCGTCGACGTCCAGCGGTTCGGAGACCGGCTCGACGTGCTCGCCACGGAGACGGAAGAGGCGCGGCGTCTGCTCGAGGACGCGCTGCGCGCCGCCGGCGTGGCGTTCGAAGACGTTCGGGTGGACGCGCCGACCCTCGAGAACACCTTCGTGGCAACGCTGCGCGGTCTGGGGCAGGAGCCGCACGCGGCGCCCTTTCCCGCTCGCCACGACCGTGGTGGGTTGCACGACCAGGTGGCGATCGGGGGCACGAACCTGACGAAACAATTCGGCGCGTTTACTGCGGTCAACAACGTCCACATCCAGGTGCGGTACGGCGAGGTGTACGGCCTGCTCGGCGCCAACGGCGCGGGGAAGACGACCACGATCAAGATGCTCTGCGGCCTGCTAGCGCCGACCCACGGAGAGGTGCGGCTCGCGGGGGAGCGCGGCCGCGTCCGTTCGTCCGGCGTGCGGCAGCGGGTGGGCTACATGTCGCAGAAGTTCTCCCTGTACAACGACCTGACGATCGAGCAGAATCTTGAGTTCTTCGCCGGCGTCTACGGCGTGCCGCAGGGCGAGCGCGAGGAGAAACGGCGCTGGGTCCTCGCGTTCTCGGGGCTGGAAGGCAAGGAGCGGGAGCTCACCGGAAGCCTCCCCGGGGGCTGGAAGCAGCGCGTCGCGTTCGGCGCCGCCATCATGCACGAGCCGAGCGTGCTGTTCCTCGACGAGCCGACTTCTGGCGTGGATCCGCTCGCCCGCCGCGCATTCTGGACCATGATCAACGGCCTAGCCGACGCCGGCACGGCGATTTTGGTCACCACCCACTACCTCGAAGAGGCGGAGCAGTGCAACCGCATCGGCCTGATGGTGGCCGGGGAACTCGTCGCCGAGGGCTCTCCCGACGGGATCAGGCGCCGGCAGATGGCCGGCACCCATCTCCTGGAGTTGCGGGTCGATCAGCCGCAGCGCGCGGCGGACGTCTTGAAACAGCAGACCGAGGCCTGGCGGGTGTCGCTGTTCGGAGACCGGCTCCACGTCATCACGGACGAAGACGCCGAGCGCGCGACGCGGACGACGACGGACGTGCTGCGCGCGAACGGGGTGCGCGTGATCGACGCTCGCGAGGGACGGTTCTCGCTGGAGGACGTTTTCATCAGCGTCGTGGAGCGGGCGCGCCGCGACGGCAAGGTCGGCGGAGACGGAGGCGCGTGA
- a CDS encoding HlyD family efflux transporter periplasmic adaptor subunit, translating into MSAHDAAQVPSQAPSAESGAARARTRPRLLPLILLAVVAAAGVFVWRTFFAPPLVPDGIVTLSGRIEGDDSAIAPKVAGKILEIRVREGDTVHAGDVIAALDDSQIRAQEDQARAALRNAEAQAQSARDQIAVLQEQLEQNQLQTAQAATDAQGRVRQAEAELAAAEENLAQQKAAYQMAAFNKDAYTHLAQQGAVSEQQRVQAVTAAEQQAAAVAAAQRQVDSARGALTTAQANLANPGIRSAASATVERQIVQQGAVVASAAAQVAQARAQLAEAEANRQDLVIRAPFGGTVITRAAEPGEVVTAGTAIVTLLNLDQVYLRGFVPEGDIGKVKIGQPAHVYLDSNPSQPVDAYVLRIDPQATFTPENTYFREDRVKQVVGIKLQLRGAFGYAKPGMPADGEILVSGGDWPKGWKGWHSQ; encoded by the coding sequence ATGAGCGCACACGACGCCGCCCAAGTGCCTTCGCAGGCGCCGTCGGCGGAATCCGGTGCCGCGCGGGCACGCACACGCCCCCGCCTGCTGCCTCTCATCCTGCTCGCGGTGGTGGCCGCCGCCGGGGTATTCGTCTGGCGCACGTTCTTCGCTCCGCCTCTGGTGCCGGACGGGATCGTCACCCTGAGCGGCCGCATCGAGGGCGACGACTCCGCGATTGCACCGAAGGTGGCCGGGAAGATCCTGGAGATCCGGGTGCGAGAAGGCGACACGGTGCACGCCGGCGACGTCATCGCAGCGCTCGACGACAGTCAGATCCGGGCCCAGGAAGACCAGGCCCGGGCGGCACTACGGAACGCGGAAGCGCAGGCGCAGTCCGCGCGGGACCAGATCGCCGTGCTCCAGGAGCAGTTGGAGCAGAATCAGTTGCAGACGGCGCAGGCCGCCACCGACGCCCAGGGCCGGGTGCGGCAGGCGGAAGCCGAGCTCGCGGCCGCGGAAGAGAATCTCGCGCAGCAAAAGGCGGCCTACCAGATGGCGGCCTTCAACAAGGACGCGTACACGCATCTCGCGCAACAGGGCGCCGTGTCCGAGCAGCAGCGCGTCCAGGCCGTGACGGCCGCCGAGCAGCAGGCGGCCGCCGTCGCGGCGGCGCAGCGGCAGGTCGACTCCGCCCGCGGCGCCTTGACCACCGCACAAGCGAACCTCGCCAATCCCGGCATCCGCAGCGCCGCGAGCGCCACGGTGGAGAGGCAGATCGTGCAGCAGGGAGCGGTCGTGGCAAGCGCCGCCGCCCAGGTGGCGCAGGCGCGGGCGCAACTCGCCGAAGCAGAGGCGAACCGGCAGGATCTCGTCATCAGAGCGCCCTTCGGCGGGACGGTGATCACGCGTGCGGCGGAGCCAGGCGAGGTCGTGACGGCCGGCACGGCGATCGTGACCCTCCTCAACCTCGATCAAGTGTACCTCCGCGGGTTCGTGCCCGAGGGAGACATCGGCAAGGTCAAAATCGGTCAGCCGGCGCACGTGTATCTCGATTCGAATCCGAGTCAACCCGTCGACGCCTACGTGCTCCGGATCGATCCACAGGCCACGTTCACGCCCGAGAACACGTACTTCCGTGAAGACCGGGTCAAGCAAGTCGTCGGCATCAAGCTGCAACTCCGCGGCGCGTTCGGGTACGCGAAGCCGGGGATGCCGGCCGACGGCGAGATCCTCGTGTCGGGCGGCGACTGGCCGAAGGGTTGGAAGGGCTGGCACAGCCAGTGA
- a CDS encoding CerR family C-terminal domain-containing protein, whose translation MPVRVTSDGTREKLLEAAEQIFAERGFYGATVREICLRAGANVAAVNYHFGDKVTLYTEVLRRFARTLDVERLIADRAVPPEELLRKILRMRLRGVFGSDHPDWAFRILMHEWAQPTPAMDRVVNETLRPLYDRFREIVGTILGLPRDHETTRLCVHSIMGQAVHYVQGRPLLARLWPELKMTPGRVDRIADHIADFSLAYLRAFKAEHGRTTPASRGRTRT comes from the coding sequence ATGCCCGTCCGCGTCACCTCCGACGGCACCCGCGAGAAGCTGCTCGAGGCCGCCGAGCAGATCTTTGCGGAGCGCGGGTTCTATGGAGCCACGGTGCGTGAGATCTGTCTGCGCGCGGGGGCCAACGTCGCCGCGGTCAACTATCACTTCGGCGACAAGGTCACCCTGTACACGGAGGTGCTGCGGAGATTTGCCCGCACCCTGGACGTCGAGCGCCTCATCGCCGATCGTGCGGTGCCCCCGGAAGAGCTCCTCCGGAAGATCCTGCGGATGAGACTCCGCGGGGTGTTCGGCTCGGACCACCCGGACTGGGCGTTTCGAATCCTGATGCATGAGTGGGCACAGCCGACCCCGGCGATGGACCGCGTGGTGAACGAGACCCTGCGGCCGCTCTACGACCGCTTCCGGGAGATCGTCGGCACGATCCTCGGGCTGCCGCGGGACCACGAAACGACGCGGCTCTGCGTCCACAGCATCATGGGGCAGGCCGTCCACTACGTCCAGGGGCGGCCGCTCCTGGCGCGGTTGTGGCCGGAGCTCAAGATGACGCCGGGCCGGGTCGACCGGATCGCGGATCACATCGCCGACTTCTCGCTCGCGTATCTCCGCGCGTTCAAAGCGGAGCACGGGCGGACGACGCCGGCGTCACGAGGTAGGACGCGGACATGA